The following are encoded together in the Bos indicus isolate NIAB-ARS_2022 breed Sahiwal x Tharparkar chromosome 29, NIAB-ARS_B.indTharparkar_mat_pri_1.0, whole genome shotgun sequence genome:
- the PITPNM1 gene encoding membrane-associated phosphatidylinositol transfer protein 1 isoform X1 — protein MLIKEYHILLPMSLDEYQVAQLYMIQKKSREESSGEGSGVEILANRPYTDGPGGSGQYTHKVYHVGSHIPGWFRALLPKAALQVEEESWNAYPYTRTRYTCPFVEKFSIEIETYYLPDGGQQPNVFNLSGAERRQRILDTIDIVRDAVAPGEYKAEEDPRLYRSAKTGRGPLADDWARTAAQTGPLMCAYKLCKVEFRYWGMQAKIEQFIHDVGLRRVMLRAHRQAWCWQDEWTELSMADIRALEEETARMLAQRMAKCNTGSEGPEAQPPGKPSSEARAGASHAGTPDGPEAPPGPDASPDASFSKQWSSSSRSSYSSQHGGGVSPQTLSEWRMQNIARDSENSSEEEFFDAHEGFSDSDEVFPKEMTKWNSNDFIDAFASPMEAEGTPDPGTEGTKDLGDGARAPRDSEGPDGDSAGELGAETCEVHALFLVLHSGSILDSGPGDADSKRADVQTLSLAFEAVTRVHFPEALGHVALRLVPCPPICAAAYALVSNLSPYSHDGDSLSRSQDHIPLAALPLLATSSSRYQGAVATVIARTNQAYAAFLRSSEGAGFCGQVVLIGDGVGGILGFDALCHSASVGTGSRSSSRRGSMNNELLSPEAGPMRDPLAEGAEGLGRASPEPSALPTQRTPSDMAGPEPEGSQNSLQAAPPATSSGEPRRASTASCPPTATSEALDSAPCAARLDFKVSGFFLFGSPLGLVLALRKTVMPTLEVAQMRPACEQIYNLFHAADPCASRLEPLLAPKFQAIAPLAVPRYQKFPLGDGSSLLLADTLQTHSGLFLEELEMLVPSTPTSASGAFWKGNELGGDPPAQPTAPSTTSEVVKILERWWGTKRIDYSLYCPEALTAFPTVTLPHLFHASYWESADVVAFILRQVIEKERPHLTECEEPSIYSPAFPREKWQRKRTQVKIRNVTSNHRASDTVVCEGRPQVLNGRFMYGPLDVVTLTGEKVDIYIMTQPLSGKWIHFGTEVTNSSGRLTFPVPLERALGVGVYPVRMVVRGDHTYAECCLTVVARGTEAVVFSIDGSFTASVSIMGSDPKVRAGAVDVVRHWQDAGYLIVYVTGRPDMQKHRVVAWLSQHNFPHGVVSFCDGLTHDPLRQKAMFLQSLVQEVELNFVAAYGSPKDVAVYAALGLPPSQTYIVGRAVRKLQAQCQFLSDGYVAHLGQLEAGSHPHATSGPSRAALAKSSYGGAAPVDFLRKQSQLLRSRGPSQAEWEGPGTPPTTLARGKARSISLKLDSEE, from the exons ATGCTCATCAAGGAGTACCACATCCTGCTGCCCATGAGCCTGGACGAGTACCAGGTGGCCCAGCTCTACATGATCCAG AAAAAGAGCCGAGAGGAGTCGAGTGGTGAGGGCAGTGGCGTGGAGATCCTGGCCAACCGGCCCTACACAGATGGGCCGGGTGGCAGTGGACAGTACACACACAAGGTATACCACGTGGGCTCCCACATCCCAGGCTGGTTCCGGGCACTGCTGCCCAAGGCTGCCCTGCAGGTGGAGGAGGAATCCTGGAATGCTTATCCCTACACCCGAACCCG gtACACCTGCCCCTTTGTGGAGAAATTCTCCATTGAAATTGAGACCTATTACCTGCCCGATGGGGGGCAGCAGCCCAATGTCTTCAACCTGAGTGGAGCTGAGCGGAGACAGCGCATCTTGG ATACCATCGACATCGTGCGGGATGCTGTGGCCCCAGGCGAGTACAAAGCAGAAGAGGACCCCCGGCTGTACCGCTCGGCCAAGACAGGCCGAGGACCGCTGGCTGATGACTGGGCGCGCACAGCAGCCCAGACCGGGCCCCTCATGTGCGCTTACAAGCTGTGCAAGGTCGAGTTCCGCTACTGGGGCATGCAGGCCAAGATCGAGCAGTTCATCCATGACGTCG GTCTGCGCCGGGTGATGCTGCGGGCCCACCGACAGGCCTGGTGCTGGCAGGACGAGTGGACAGAGCTGAGCATGGCTGACATCCGGGCACTAGAGGAGGAGACTGCCCGCATGCTGGCACAGCGCATGGCCAAGTGCAACACAGGCAGCGAGGGCCCCGAGGcccagcccccagggaagccgAGCTCTGAGGCCCGGGCCGGGGCCAGCCACGCGGGCACCCCCGATGGGCCTGAGGCCCCCCCAGGCCCCGATGCCTCCCCCGATGCCAGCTTCAGCAAGCAGTGGTCTTCATCCTCCCGTTCCTCCTACTCATCCCAGCATGGGG GGGGCGTGTCTCCCCAGACTTTGTCTGAGTGGCGCATGCAGAACATCGCCCGGGACTCTGAGAACAGCTCCGAGGAGGAGTTCTTTGATGCCCACG AAGGCTTCTCGGACAGTGACGAGGTCTTCCCCAAGGAGATGACCAAGTGGAACTCCAACGACTTCATCGACGCCTTTGCCTCCCCCATGGAGGCTGAGGGGACACCAG ACCCTGGAACTGAGGGCACCAAAGACCTGGGGGACGGGGCCCGGGCACCCAGGGACTCGGAA ggcCCAGATGGAGACAGCGCTGGGGAGCTGGGGGCGGAGACGTGCGAGGTCCACGCCCTCTTCCTCGTCCTGCACAGTGGCAGCATCCTAGACTCGGGCCCGGGAGATGCTGACTCCAAGCGGGCGGACGTGCAGACACTGAGCCTAGCCTTCGAGGCCGTCACCCGCGTCCACTTTCCCGAGGCCCTGGGCCATGTGGCGCTGCGCCTGGTGCCCTGCCCACCCATCTGCGCGGCTGCTTATGCCCTCGTCTCCAA CCTGAGCCCCTATAGCCATGATGGTGACAGCCTGTCCCGCTCCCAGGACCACATTCCCCTGGCCGCCCTGCCGCTGCTGGCCACCTCATCATCCCGATACCAGGGCGCCGTGGCCACAGTCATCGCCCGCACCAACCAGGCCTATGCGGCCTTCCTGCGCTCCTCTGAGGGCGCCGGCTTCTGCGGGCAG GTGGTGCTGatcggggacggcgtcggcggaATCCTGGGCTTTGATGCGCTCTGCCACAGTGCCAGTGTGGGCACTGGGAGCCGGAGCAGCAGCCGCCGTGGAAGTATG AACAATGAGCTGCTCTCCCCGGAGGCAGGCCCAATGCgggatcccctggcagagggggCTGAGGGGCTGGGCCGGGCCAGCCCAGAAccctctgccctgcccacccagcGCACCCCCAGCGACATGGCCGGTCCCGAGCCCGAGGGCTCTCAAAACAG CCTGCAGGCAGCCCCCCCAGCCACCTCCTCCGGGGAGCCCCGGCGGGCGAGCACAGCCTCCTGCCCACCCACTGCCACCTCTGAGGCTCTCGACAGTGCCCCCTGTGCCGCCCGCCTTGACTTCAAGGTCTCCGGCTTCTTCCTCTTTGGCTCCCCGCTTGGCCTGGTGCTGGCTCTGCGCAAAACCGTGATGCCCACGTTGGAGG TGGCCCAGATGCGGCCAGCCTGCGAGCAGATCTACAACCTCTTCCATGCAGCCGACCCCTGTGCCTCCCGCCTTGAGCCCCTGCTGGCCCCCAAGTTCCAGGCCATCGCTCCCCTGGCGGTGCCCCGCTACCAGAAGTTCCCTCTGGGAGATGGCTCATCTCTGCTGCTGG CCGACACTCTGCAGACCCACTCAGGCCTCTTTCTGGAGGAGCTGGAGATGTTGGTGCCCTCAACACCCACGTCTGCCAGTGGTGCTTTCTGGAAGGGCAATGAGTTGGGCGGTGACCCGCCAGCCCAGCCAACTGCCCCCAGCACCACTAGTGAAGTGGTTAAGA TCCTGGAGCGCTGGTGGGGGACCAAGCGGATTGACTACTCGCTGTACTGCCCGGAGGCGCTCACCGCCTTCCCCACCGTCACGCTGCCCCACCTCTTCCACGCCAGCTACTGGGAATCGGCCGACGTGGTGGCCTTCATCCTGCGACAG GTGATCGAGAAGGAGCGGCCACACCTGACCGAGTGCGAGGAGCCGTCCATCTACAGCCCGGCCTTCCCCAGGGAGAAGTGGCAGCGCAAACGCACCCAAGTCAAGATTCGG AACGTCACCTCCAACCACCGGGCGAGCGACACGGTGGTGTGCGAGGGCCGCCCCCAGGTGCTGAATGGGCGCTTCATGTATGGACCCTTGGATGTGGTCACGCTCACGGGAGAGAAG GTGGACATCTACATCATGACGCAGCCACTGTCGGGCAAGTGGATCCACTTTGGCACCGAGGTCACCAACAGCTCTGGCCGTCTCACCTTCCCGGTGCCCCTGGAGCGTGCGCTGGGCGTCGGCGTTTACCCGGTGCGCATGGTAGTCAG GGGCGACCACACCTACGCCGAATGCTGCCTAACGGTGGTGGCCCGCGGCACTGAGGCCGTGGTCTTCAGCATCGACGGCTCCTTCACCGCCAGTGTGTCCATCATGGGCAGCGACCCCAAGGTGCGCGCCGGCGCCGTGGACGTGGTCAG ACACTGGCAGGACGCGGGCTACCTGATCGTGTACGTGACGGGCCGTCCTGATATGCAGAAGCACCGCGTGGTGGCCTGGCTGTCGCAGCACAACTTCCCCCACGGCGTCGTCTCCTTCTGCGATGGTCTCACTCACGACCCACTGCGTCAGAAGGCGATGTTCCTGCAGAGCCTGGTGCAGGAG GTGGAACTGAACTTCGTGGCCGCCTACGGGTCCCCCAAAGACGTGGCCGTGTATGCAGCGCTGGGCCTGCCCCCAAGCCAGACCTACATCGTGGGCCGTGCCGTGAGGAAGCTGCAGGCGCAGTGCCAG TTCCTGTCCGATGGCTACGTGGCCCACCTGGGCCAGCTGGAGGCCGGCTCCCACCCTCATGCCACTTCGGGACCCTCAAGGGCCGCCCTGGCCAAGAGCAGCTATGGTGGGGCTGCCCCTGTGGACTTCCTTCGGAAGCAGAGCCAGCTGCTCCGCTCGAGGGGCCCCAGCCAGGCGGAGTGGGAGGGCCCTGGGACACCGCCCACCACCCTGGCGCGGGGCAAGGCGCGGAGCATCAGCCTCAAGCTGGACAGCGAAGAGTGA
- the AIP gene encoding AH receptor-interacting protein isoform X1 encodes MADIIARLREDGIQKRVIQEGRGALPDFQDGTKATFHYRTLRSDEEGAVLDDSRVRGKPMELIIGKKFKLPVWETIVRTMREGEIAQFCCDVKHVVLYPLVAKSLRNIAAGKDPLEGQRHCCGIAQMHEHNSLGHADLDALQQNPQPLIFDIEMLKVENPGTYQQDPWAMTDEEKAKAVPVIHQEGNRLYREGHVKEAAAKYYDAIACLKNLQMKEQPGSPDWIQLDQQITPLLLNYCQCKLVAEEYYEVLDHCSSILNKYDDNVKAYFKRGKAHAAVWNAQEAQADFAKVLQLDPALAPVVSRELRALEARIRQKDEEDKARFRGIFSH; translated from the exons ATGGCGGATATCATCGCAAGACTCCGGGAAGACGGGATCCAAAAGCGTGTGATACAAGAGGGCCGAGGAGCGCTCCCTGACTTTCAGGATGGAACCAAG GCCACGTTCCACTACCGCACTCTGCGCAGTGATGAGGAGGGCGCCGTGCTGGACGACAGCCGGGTGCGCGGCAAGCCCATGGAGCTCATCATCGGCAAGAAGTTCAAGCTGCCCGTGTGGGAGACCATCGTGCGCACCATGCGGGAGGGGGAGATCGCCCAGTTCTGCTGCGACGTCAAG CACGTGGTGCTGTACCCACTGGTGGCCAAGAGTCTACGCAACATCGCAGCCGGCAAGGACCCCCTGGAGGGCCAGCGGCACTGCTGTGGCATCGCCCAGATGCACGAGCACAACTCCCTGGGTCACGCCGACCTGGACGCCCTGCAGCAGAACCCCCAGCCTCTCATCTTCGACATCGAGATGCTGAAG GTGGAGAACCCTGGCACGTACCAGCAAGACCCGTGGGCAATGACGGatgaggagaaggcaaaggcagtGCCAGTTATCCACCAGGAGGGCAACCGGTTGTACCGCGAGGGCCACGTGAAGGAGGCCGCTGCCAAGTACTACGACGCCATCGCCTGCCTCAAGAACCTTCAGATGAAG GAACAGCCTGGGTCCCCCGACTGGATCCAGCTGGATCAGCAGATCACCCCACTGCTGCTCAACTACTGTCAGTGCAAGCTGGTGGCCGAAGAGTATTACGAAGTGCTGGATCACTGCTCCTCCATCCTCAATAAGTATGACG ACAATGTCAAGGCCTACTTCAAGCGCGGCAAGGCCCACGCGGCGGTGTGGAATGCCCAGGAGGCCCAGGCTGACTTCGCCAAGGTGTTGCAGCTGGACCCGGCCCTGGCGCCTGTGGTGAGCCGTGAGCTGCGGGCCCTGGAGGCGCGGATCCGCCAGAAGGACGAGGAGGACAAGGCCCGCTTCCGGGGCATCTTCTCCCACTGA
- the PITPNM1 gene encoding membrane-associated phosphatidylinositol transfer protein 1 isoform X2, giving the protein MLIKEYHILLPMSLDEYQVAQLYMIQKKSREESSGEGSGVEILANRPYTDGPGGSGQYTHKVYHVGSHIPGWFRALLPKAALQVEEESWNAYPYTRTRYTCPFVEKFSIEIETYYLPDGGQQPNVFNLSGAERRQRILDTIDIVRDAVAPGEYKAEEDPRLYRSAKTGRGPLADDWARTAAQTGPLMCAYKLCKVEFRYWGMQAKIEQFIHDVGLRRVMLRAHRQAWCWQDEWTELSMADIRALEEETARMLAQRMAKCNTGSEGPEAQPPGKPSSEARAGASHAGTPDGPEAPPGPDASPDASFSKQWSSSSRSSYSSQHGGGVSPQTLSEWRMQNIARDSENSSEEEFFDAHGFSDSDEVFPKEMTKWNSNDFIDAFASPMEAEGTPDPGTEGTKDLGDGARAPRDSEGPDGDSAGELGAETCEVHALFLVLHSGSILDSGPGDADSKRADVQTLSLAFEAVTRVHFPEALGHVALRLVPCPPICAAAYALVSNLSPYSHDGDSLSRSQDHIPLAALPLLATSSSRYQGAVATVIARTNQAYAAFLRSSEGAGFCGQVVLIGDGVGGILGFDALCHSASVGTGSRSSSRRGSMNNELLSPEAGPMRDPLAEGAEGLGRASPEPSALPTQRTPSDMAGPEPEGSQNSLQAAPPATSSGEPRRASTASCPPTATSEALDSAPCAARLDFKVSGFFLFGSPLGLVLALRKTVMPTLEVAQMRPACEQIYNLFHAADPCASRLEPLLAPKFQAIAPLAVPRYQKFPLGDGSSLLLADTLQTHSGLFLEELEMLVPSTPTSASGAFWKGNELGGDPPAQPTAPSTTSEVVKILERWWGTKRIDYSLYCPEALTAFPTVTLPHLFHASYWESADVVAFILRQVIEKERPHLTECEEPSIYSPAFPREKWQRKRTQVKIRNVTSNHRASDTVVCEGRPQVLNGRFMYGPLDVVTLTGEKVDIYIMTQPLSGKWIHFGTEVTNSSGRLTFPVPLERALGVGVYPVRMVVRGDHTYAECCLTVVARGTEAVVFSIDGSFTASVSIMGSDPKVRAGAVDVVRHWQDAGYLIVYVTGRPDMQKHRVVAWLSQHNFPHGVVSFCDGLTHDPLRQKAMFLQSLVQEVELNFVAAYGSPKDVAVYAALGLPPSQTYIVGRAVRKLQAQCQFLSDGYVAHLGQLEAGSHPHATSGPSRAALAKSSYGGAAPVDFLRKQSQLLRSRGPSQAEWEGPGTPPTTLARGKARSISLKLDSEE; this is encoded by the exons ATGCTCATCAAGGAGTACCACATCCTGCTGCCCATGAGCCTGGACGAGTACCAGGTGGCCCAGCTCTACATGATCCAG AAAAAGAGCCGAGAGGAGTCGAGTGGTGAGGGCAGTGGCGTGGAGATCCTGGCCAACCGGCCCTACACAGATGGGCCGGGTGGCAGTGGACAGTACACACACAAGGTATACCACGTGGGCTCCCACATCCCAGGCTGGTTCCGGGCACTGCTGCCCAAGGCTGCCCTGCAGGTGGAGGAGGAATCCTGGAATGCTTATCCCTACACCCGAACCCG gtACACCTGCCCCTTTGTGGAGAAATTCTCCATTGAAATTGAGACCTATTACCTGCCCGATGGGGGGCAGCAGCCCAATGTCTTCAACCTGAGTGGAGCTGAGCGGAGACAGCGCATCTTGG ATACCATCGACATCGTGCGGGATGCTGTGGCCCCAGGCGAGTACAAAGCAGAAGAGGACCCCCGGCTGTACCGCTCGGCCAAGACAGGCCGAGGACCGCTGGCTGATGACTGGGCGCGCACAGCAGCCCAGACCGGGCCCCTCATGTGCGCTTACAAGCTGTGCAAGGTCGAGTTCCGCTACTGGGGCATGCAGGCCAAGATCGAGCAGTTCATCCATGACGTCG GTCTGCGCCGGGTGATGCTGCGGGCCCACCGACAGGCCTGGTGCTGGCAGGACGAGTGGACAGAGCTGAGCATGGCTGACATCCGGGCACTAGAGGAGGAGACTGCCCGCATGCTGGCACAGCGCATGGCCAAGTGCAACACAGGCAGCGAGGGCCCCGAGGcccagcccccagggaagccgAGCTCTGAGGCCCGGGCCGGGGCCAGCCACGCGGGCACCCCCGATGGGCCTGAGGCCCCCCCAGGCCCCGATGCCTCCCCCGATGCCAGCTTCAGCAAGCAGTGGTCTTCATCCTCCCGTTCCTCCTACTCATCCCAGCATGGGG GGGGCGTGTCTCCCCAGACTTTGTCTGAGTGGCGCATGCAGAACATCGCCCGGGACTCTGAGAACAGCTCCGAGGAGGAGTTCTTTGATGCCCACG GCTTCTCGGACAGTGACGAGGTCTTCCCCAAGGAGATGACCAAGTGGAACTCCAACGACTTCATCGACGCCTTTGCCTCCCCCATGGAGGCTGAGGGGACACCAG ACCCTGGAACTGAGGGCACCAAAGACCTGGGGGACGGGGCCCGGGCACCCAGGGACTCGGAA ggcCCAGATGGAGACAGCGCTGGGGAGCTGGGGGCGGAGACGTGCGAGGTCCACGCCCTCTTCCTCGTCCTGCACAGTGGCAGCATCCTAGACTCGGGCCCGGGAGATGCTGACTCCAAGCGGGCGGACGTGCAGACACTGAGCCTAGCCTTCGAGGCCGTCACCCGCGTCCACTTTCCCGAGGCCCTGGGCCATGTGGCGCTGCGCCTGGTGCCCTGCCCACCCATCTGCGCGGCTGCTTATGCCCTCGTCTCCAA CCTGAGCCCCTATAGCCATGATGGTGACAGCCTGTCCCGCTCCCAGGACCACATTCCCCTGGCCGCCCTGCCGCTGCTGGCCACCTCATCATCCCGATACCAGGGCGCCGTGGCCACAGTCATCGCCCGCACCAACCAGGCCTATGCGGCCTTCCTGCGCTCCTCTGAGGGCGCCGGCTTCTGCGGGCAG GTGGTGCTGatcggggacggcgtcggcggaATCCTGGGCTTTGATGCGCTCTGCCACAGTGCCAGTGTGGGCACTGGGAGCCGGAGCAGCAGCCGCCGTGGAAGTATG AACAATGAGCTGCTCTCCCCGGAGGCAGGCCCAATGCgggatcccctggcagagggggCTGAGGGGCTGGGCCGGGCCAGCCCAGAAccctctgccctgcccacccagcGCACCCCCAGCGACATGGCCGGTCCCGAGCCCGAGGGCTCTCAAAACAG CCTGCAGGCAGCCCCCCCAGCCACCTCCTCCGGGGAGCCCCGGCGGGCGAGCACAGCCTCCTGCCCACCCACTGCCACCTCTGAGGCTCTCGACAGTGCCCCCTGTGCCGCCCGCCTTGACTTCAAGGTCTCCGGCTTCTTCCTCTTTGGCTCCCCGCTTGGCCTGGTGCTGGCTCTGCGCAAAACCGTGATGCCCACGTTGGAGG TGGCCCAGATGCGGCCAGCCTGCGAGCAGATCTACAACCTCTTCCATGCAGCCGACCCCTGTGCCTCCCGCCTTGAGCCCCTGCTGGCCCCCAAGTTCCAGGCCATCGCTCCCCTGGCGGTGCCCCGCTACCAGAAGTTCCCTCTGGGAGATGGCTCATCTCTGCTGCTGG CCGACACTCTGCAGACCCACTCAGGCCTCTTTCTGGAGGAGCTGGAGATGTTGGTGCCCTCAACACCCACGTCTGCCAGTGGTGCTTTCTGGAAGGGCAATGAGTTGGGCGGTGACCCGCCAGCCCAGCCAACTGCCCCCAGCACCACTAGTGAAGTGGTTAAGA TCCTGGAGCGCTGGTGGGGGACCAAGCGGATTGACTACTCGCTGTACTGCCCGGAGGCGCTCACCGCCTTCCCCACCGTCACGCTGCCCCACCTCTTCCACGCCAGCTACTGGGAATCGGCCGACGTGGTGGCCTTCATCCTGCGACAG GTGATCGAGAAGGAGCGGCCACACCTGACCGAGTGCGAGGAGCCGTCCATCTACAGCCCGGCCTTCCCCAGGGAGAAGTGGCAGCGCAAACGCACCCAAGTCAAGATTCGG AACGTCACCTCCAACCACCGGGCGAGCGACACGGTGGTGTGCGAGGGCCGCCCCCAGGTGCTGAATGGGCGCTTCATGTATGGACCCTTGGATGTGGTCACGCTCACGGGAGAGAAG GTGGACATCTACATCATGACGCAGCCACTGTCGGGCAAGTGGATCCACTTTGGCACCGAGGTCACCAACAGCTCTGGCCGTCTCACCTTCCCGGTGCCCCTGGAGCGTGCGCTGGGCGTCGGCGTTTACCCGGTGCGCATGGTAGTCAG GGGCGACCACACCTACGCCGAATGCTGCCTAACGGTGGTGGCCCGCGGCACTGAGGCCGTGGTCTTCAGCATCGACGGCTCCTTCACCGCCAGTGTGTCCATCATGGGCAGCGACCCCAAGGTGCGCGCCGGCGCCGTGGACGTGGTCAG ACACTGGCAGGACGCGGGCTACCTGATCGTGTACGTGACGGGCCGTCCTGATATGCAGAAGCACCGCGTGGTGGCCTGGCTGTCGCAGCACAACTTCCCCCACGGCGTCGTCTCCTTCTGCGATGGTCTCACTCACGACCCACTGCGTCAGAAGGCGATGTTCCTGCAGAGCCTGGTGCAGGAG GTGGAACTGAACTTCGTGGCCGCCTACGGGTCCCCCAAAGACGTGGCCGTGTATGCAGCGCTGGGCCTGCCCCCAAGCCAGACCTACATCGTGGGCCGTGCCGTGAGGAAGCTGCAGGCGCAGTGCCAG TTCCTGTCCGATGGCTACGTGGCCCACCTGGGCCAGCTGGAGGCCGGCTCCCACCCTCATGCCACTTCGGGACCCTCAAGGGCCGCCCTGGCCAAGAGCAGCTATGGTGGGGCTGCCCCTGTGGACTTCCTTCGGAAGCAGAGCCAGCTGCTCCGCTCGAGGGGCCCCAGCCAGGCGGAGTGGGAGGGCCCTGGGACACCGCCCACCACCCTGGCGCGGGGCAAGGCGCGGAGCATCAGCCTCAAGCTGGACAGCGAAGAGTGA
- the AIP gene encoding AH receptor-interacting protein isoform X2: MADIIARLREDGIQKRVIQEGRGALPDFQDGTKATFHYRTLRSDEEGAVLDDSRVRGKPMELIIGKKFKLPVWETIVRTMREGEIAQFCCDVKHVVLYPLVAKSLRNIAAGKDPLEGQRHCCGIAQMHEHNSLGHADLDALQQNPQPLIFDIEMLKVENPGTYQQDPWAMTDEEKAKAVPVIHQEGNRLYREGHVKEAAAKYYDAIACLKNLQMKEQPGSPDWIQLDQQITPLLLNYCQCKLVAEEYYEVLDHCSSILNKQCQGLLQARQGPRGGVECPGGPG, encoded by the exons ATGGCGGATATCATCGCAAGACTCCGGGAAGACGGGATCCAAAAGCGTGTGATACAAGAGGGCCGAGGAGCGCTCCCTGACTTTCAGGATGGAACCAAG GCCACGTTCCACTACCGCACTCTGCGCAGTGATGAGGAGGGCGCCGTGCTGGACGACAGCCGGGTGCGCGGCAAGCCCATGGAGCTCATCATCGGCAAGAAGTTCAAGCTGCCCGTGTGGGAGACCATCGTGCGCACCATGCGGGAGGGGGAGATCGCCCAGTTCTGCTGCGACGTCAAG CACGTGGTGCTGTACCCACTGGTGGCCAAGAGTCTACGCAACATCGCAGCCGGCAAGGACCCCCTGGAGGGCCAGCGGCACTGCTGTGGCATCGCCCAGATGCACGAGCACAACTCCCTGGGTCACGCCGACCTGGACGCCCTGCAGCAGAACCCCCAGCCTCTCATCTTCGACATCGAGATGCTGAAG GTGGAGAACCCTGGCACGTACCAGCAAGACCCGTGGGCAATGACGGatgaggagaaggcaaaggcagtGCCAGTTATCCACCAGGAGGGCAACCGGTTGTACCGCGAGGGCCACGTGAAGGAGGCCGCTGCCAAGTACTACGACGCCATCGCCTGCCTCAAGAACCTTCAGATGAAG GAACAGCCTGGGTCCCCCGACTGGATCCAGCTGGATCAGCAGATCACCCCACTGCTGCTCAACTACTGTCAGTGCAAGCTGGTGGCCGAAGAGTATTACGAAGTGCTGGATCACTGCTCCTCCATCCTCAATAA ACAATGTCAAGGCCTACTTCAAGCGCGGCAAGGCCCACGCGGCGGTGTGGAATGCCCAGGAGGCCCAGGCTGA